ATGCGCACGGTGATGCTCATCGTCGAGAATGCCGGCGAAATCCCGGTCCGTGATGACGTGGCCGTTCACGGTGGAGCGGATGCGCGTGCCGTCGCAGAGGATCCGGATCTCGTTCCAGCCTGAGCCTTCGTCCGCGTGGCGCCATTCCCACTTCTGCGGCGCGTGTTCCGGTCCGATGTTCCAGTCCGGCAGCATGGGGTGGATCCAGCGTTTCCAGCCGCGCGTCTCGTCGTAGACGAGGCCGGTGCGCCAGGGCGCGGGCGGATGGATGTCGACCTGCGGACCGTCGAGCCATTGCGCTTCGCGGTCGTACCGGCTGCGGACCTGGACGCCTGAATTGCCGGGGCTCGTGCGGAAGCTGCGGACTTCCAGGCGCAGCTCGAAATCATCGAACTCCCGGCCGGTCATCAGCCAGACGTAATCGTGGTCCGGGCGGCCGCGCGAGTCGCAGACGATGAGGCCGTCTTCGACTTTCCAGAAGCCCCGGGCGGCGTCGGCGGGCTTCGCCTCCACGCGCCAGCCGTTGAGCGTGCGGCCATCGAACAGGGGCGTCCATTCCTGCGCCGGAGCGGCACAGGCGAGCATGGCCATCGTGAAAAACACGCTTCGCATTGCATCCGCATCATACCGGAAGCGGCGCCGCAGAAACACGAAGGGCCGGGGCGTCCCGCTGTGGAACGCCCCGGCCCTCGAGTCAGGGTCGCCGGAGGCCAGCTAGAACGAGTAGCGGAGGCTCAACTGCATGTTGCGCTCGCTGCTCTTGCTGGTGACCATGCCGAAGGTGGCCGACGTCGGGTTGGTGTCGACGCCGCCCCAGTTGGGATGGTTGGGGAAGTTGAAGGCTTCGGCGCGGAACTGGAGGAACTGCTTCTCCGTGATGCGGAAGCTCTTGAAGAGCGTGGCGTTCCAGTTCTGGAAGCCGACGTTGTTGAACGGGATCGAGTTGCGGTTCTGGTTCGGCAGCGTGCCATTGGCCGGCTTGGTGGCCCAGGGCTGGCCGTCGACGCGCGGCTCGAACCAGTAGTCGGTGATGCCCGAGTAGTTGCCCTGCGCGTTCACGTTGGCGAACTTCTGCGGGCGGTTGGGCATGCCGTTCAGGTTCCAGGGCTTGAAGTTGGAGTCGCCGATGCCGAGGTAGTCGTCGTTGTTGCCGACGGTGATCGGCGCCCCGGTCTGGAAGTGGATGGTGCCGGAGATCTGCCAGCCGCCGAGGGCCGTCCGCACGAACTTCGACTGGGTGTTGTTGAAGAACGGCATGTCCCAGACGAAGCTGGAGATGGCGACGTGGCGGGTGTCGTTCGACGACTTGCCCCAGTTCAGCTGCTGGTTGAAGACGTCGATGAAGCGGTCGCGCGGGCCGGAGTTGTTGTCCATCAACTTCGAGTAAGTGTAGGCGAAGTTGTAGAGCAGCCCGCGGGAGAACCGGCGGTTGACCTCCAGCTGGAGGCCGTTGTATTCGCTGCGGCCCGAGTGCTCAAGCATGGGGATGTTGGCGAAGCCCTTATAGGTGCGGAGCCAGTTGACGTTGGCGCCGGCGGCCCAGGGCTGGAAGGTGGTCCCGGTGGGCAGCTGGTTCAGGTCGCGCTCGCGGGACAGGTGGATGCCGGAAGAGCCGATGTAGCTGACTTCGACGGTCGTGTCGCCGGTGAGCTGGCGCTGATAGCTGACGTTCCAGTTGTAGCTGTAGGGGATATTGTACACCGGGTCGATGGTCATGAAGAACTGCGGGAAGGCCACGCGCGGGCCGGCGCCGGGGTTGTCAGCGATGCCGTTGGTGACCGAGACCATCGGCTGCCAGGGCGGGTTGCCGCCGAGGAAGACGCTGTCGTACACGCCGGGGCGCGACACGAAGCCGCCCAGACCGGCGCGAAAGACGTTCTTCGAGCTGGCCTGGTAGGCAAGGCCGAGGCGCGGCACGATGTTGAACTGGTTCGGCGCAGGATAGGGGCTGCCGCCGCTGAGGAGGCGGTCGTACTCGCCGCTGTCAATCGCCGGGACGCGGCCGCGGCCGGCATCGGGGAATTTCTTGCCCGGGATGATGACGCCGTTGAAGCGGTCGCCGGAGAGGACGTTGCCGGTGGCCCGGTCGAGCACGGCGGCGCGGGCCGGATCATACCGGTCGGGGCGGAACACGCTCATGTTGCCCCAGAGCGACTTGTAATAGCCGTTCATCCAGGTGCCGCGAGTGCCGAGCTCGAGCTTCAGCTTCGAATTCACGCGCCAGGAGTCCTGGCCGAAGAACTCGAACATGTGGCCGCGATAAGGGGTGAAGCTGCGCGGACCGATTTCGGCATACGTCGAGAACAGGCCCAGGGCCACGTTGCCGAGGCCCGTGCCCGTGCCGGGGGCGCCGCCAGGACGGGTGTCGTCGAACACGAAGCGGCCGTTCTGGTTGTTGGTGCCGCCGGGCACGCCGGTCACGTTGATCTGGTCGAAGTCATTCTGGCCGCTGCGCTCGAACAGCACGCCGAATTTCCAGGTGTGGTTGCCGACGATTTTGGTGAAGTTGTTCGAGATCTGGTAAATCGGCCCCGTGGACTGCGCCGGGTAAGGGCCGCCGTCGATCGTGCCCACGTTCGGAATCTGGATCGTCGGCACTTTGTCGAAGATCTCTTTGCGCTCGGGGAAGATGTAGGGGTAGTTGATGCCGCTGCGGCTGCGCAGGTAGCGCTCGCCGGTGCGGTCGATGCCGATGTAGACGCGGTCCACCGAAGCCGTCACCAGCAGCTCGTTGATCGAGGTCGGCGAGAGCGTCCAGGTGTGGCCGAGGCTGGCCGTCTTGTTCGGACGAGACCAGTCCGTGATGGCGTAATCGAAGCCCGAGCGGAAGCTGTCCAGAGCCGTGTAGGCGTAATTGTTGTGGCGGAACTTGATGAAGTGGTTCTGGGCCGGGTTGTAGTCGATCGAGATCGTGTCCTTGCGCTGGTTCTGCCGCGAGGGCCGCACCTTGAACCAGTTGGTGTTGCCCTGATAGGCGCCCGTTGGGAGCGGGTAAGTCCGCAGGAAGGCCATGCCGTTGGGGCTCTGCTGGGCGCGGGGGATGATGTTGCCCGGAAACGGATTGCCCGTAGCCGGATCGCGCAGGATGCGGGCCGTGCCGTAAAAGATGCTCGGCTGGAGCAGCTCGCTGAAGTCGCCCTCGCGCATTGCCGCGGTGGGCACGCGCTGGAAGCTGGTGTCCTCGACGCGGCGGCGGACCCACTCCTGGCTCCACAGGAAGAACAGCTTCTCGCGGTTCTCGTTGAACACTTTGGGGATCATCACCGGGCCGTTCAAGTTGTAGCCGAACTGGTTGAACTTCAGCGGCGGCGTGAAGTTGGTGGCCGGGTTGCGGTTGCGCGCCCAGCTGTTGGCGTCCAGCTTGTTGTTGCGGAAGAACTCGTAGAAGGTGCCGTGGAACTCCTTGCCGCCGGAGCGGGTGACCATGCGGATCTGCCCGCCGCCGGAACGGCCGTACTCAGCCGCATACGTGGCCGTCAGGACCTGCACCTCCTGGATGGCATCGAGGTCGACGCTGCCGATGGAGGTGCCGTTGGCGCGCGTGCGGACCGCCACCGCGCCGTCAAAGGTGATCACGTTGTCCTGGGAACGGCTGCCGTTGATCGTGAAGCCGCCCGAGTCCATGGCGAAGCTGAGCGAGTTCATGGGCGAGCCGCGCCGCACGCCCGGCTTCAGCATGGCCAGAAACAGCGGGTTGCGCCCATTGAGAGCGAGGTTCTGGATCTGGGTCTGCTCGACAGTCTTGCCGACGGTGGCCGATTCGGTGTTCAGCACGGCAACGGTCGCTTCGACGGTGACCGATTCTGTGAGCTGGCCTACGGCGAGATCCGCGTTCACCTGAATCGGCAGCGCGGCGTCCAGCTTGTTGCGCGTCTTGACGAATGTCTTGAAGCCCGGCGCCTCCACGCGCACTTCGTAATAACCGGGCGGGAGGTTCGGGACGTTGTAAAAACCGGATTCGTTCGTGGTCGTCTGGCGCTCAAAGCCCGTGGCCTCGTTCTTGATGATGACCTTGGCATTCGCAACGACCGCCCCTGAAGGGTCGCGCACGATGCCCGAGATGGCTGCGTTATCGGACTGCGCCAGCGCGCACAGCCCGACGAGCATGAGAACTGCGAACAGAGCAGTTCCTCTGCGAAGAGCCTGGATCATTCAGTTGTCTCCTTCGTTCAGATTTCCTGAAATCAAACTAACAAAGTGAACGCGCAAGCCAATTTCTGAAATGGCTGCGCACCCCTAGCATGGCCCCAGTCTACCAGAATGCGCATGTCGCGTTTGCGACATTTTCGTGAAGCTGTACAGACAAGTCCGGCTTCAACCCCTCGGGCGAAGAGAAGGCAACGTGGCGGCGAAGACCAGCAGCCAGAGCGAGGCGCCCAAAGCCAGGTGCACGAGCTGCATCCAGACAGGCGCCAGCAGGAGCACGTTGACCGCGCCCGCCGCCAGCTGCACCACCACCCACGCGACAATCGCCCTCTGCAGAGGTCCGCGCACCGCCTGAAAGGCGGCGGTCAGGATGATGAACGCCGCCGCCACGCTTGCCACCGGGTGCATCAGCCGCAGCCGCAGCAGGGCGGGGCTGTCGGGAGAGAACTCCTGCCGGATCCCTTCGATCATGGAGACCGCAGGGAACACGGTATCGCCGAGCGCGGCGATCGCTCCCGTGATGCTGGCCAGCAGCACCGCCGCCAGGCTGGCCTTCATCCATGCGGAGACCGACGAGAGACGCCAGCGCTGATCCGACATCGAGTGCCACGCCGTCCCGGCCAGGGCCGCCAGCAGCAGGAACGTGTTGGTCAGATGGGCGCACAGGTACACGGCGCGGCCCGCTGAAGCGTTCTGTTCGACGTATTCGAGAAGAACCAGGCCCGCGCCCAACAGCGCTTCCACGAGAATGAAGCCGAGGGACGCCCAGGCCCAGGCTCGCACGGCATGCCCGCGCGGAAACAGCCGCCGCGCGAACCACACGAGCGCTGCCACGCCCAGCAGCGCCAGCCCGCTGGTGAGCCGGTGCGTGAATTCGATCATCGTCGCCACCGTGGGCGATGGCGGGATCACTTCTCCGTTGCACAGCGGCCAGTGGCTGCCGCAGCCGGCGCCCGAGCCCGTGGCGCGGACAAACGCGCCCCACAGGATCACCAGGAAATTCCACCCGAGCACCGCCCAGGCAAACCGCGTGTAGCGCCGCTGCGCTTCCATGTTTTCTAGGATGACATCGCCGGCGCCGCGGGCGCCTCATCGGCGGCAGTGCAGGCTCGGCGCAGCCACAGGGAGCAGGCCAGGGCCATCAGGACGAACAGCCCCTCCGTGACCAGATGTCCAGCGCTGACAAGCAGAGGCGGAACGAAGGTCTTGGCGAGCGAAACCGCCACGGCGCTCCACATCAGCGCCAGAAACAGAAGCCGCATATCCTGTTCTTTTCGAACCCAGACCGCCGCGAGCGCCGTTCCGGTGACAACCAGCGCCCAGCCTGTGAGACCCGCCAGCGCGGGCGTGTTCTCGGCGAAATCCATCAGGAACGCAGCGATGGTCACCGTGATTGCCACGTGGCGCGCAATCAAGGAGGACTGCAGCGCCGCCGCCAGAGCCAGCGCGCCTCCGACGCTGTAGTTGAACCGCAGCGCCACGCGGTATTCAATACCAATCACGACCACGGCGGCGGCAGCCGCCAGCAGCAGCGATGCAGACAGGGCTGCCGGCGCTTCCTCCGCATCTTCTGCGGAGGCTGCCAATTCGCGCCGCGAGATCCACGCCGCGGCGCCAAGGCCCAACCCCAGCAGCGCCCCGAGCGTGAATTCCATCCCCTTCCACCAGTCGAACCAGCGGAGCGCATCCAGCCCCCTGCCCCACGCCTGCAATGCCGCGCCCAGAGGAAAACCCAGCGCGCCGCCCGCACAGGTCCACAGCGCGAACCGCCACGCAATGCGGCGCAACGGCCCATGCGCCGCCACCGCGAGAAACGCCAGCGCCCCTGCCAGCAACCCCGCCCAGACCTCTTCCCGCGGCTTGTTGAGCGGATCAGAAAAGTAGACGAGCTTCGGCGCGTTCACCAGACGCCAACCCGCCCATGTGGCCGAAAGCATGGCCGCCAGACCCCAGAGCAAACGGCGTGCGCTCCAGCCAGCCTGTCCGCGCAGAAGCCCCGCGCCGATGAGCCCCCCTCCCGCCAGCCCCCACGCGCCGCCTTTGAGTGCGAAGCCCAGCAACGCCCACCAATATGTCTCCGGCCTCAGCGACAGCCCGACCGTTTGCCCGTACGTCTCCTGCCCCCCGAGACCGAAGCCCACCGCGCCGCATGCGGCCAGCCACGCCGCCTGCCGCTCCTGTTTCAGAAGAGCGGCGAGAACCAGCCCGATCATGGCCCCGGGGATCATCGCCCCCAGCGGCCCGCCGCCGATGAACCCCCTCAGCCCCCAGCCCAGGGCCATGGCCGCTGCGCACAGAGCCATCGGCAACCGGCCATCCCGCCCGTTCCGCATGCCCTGCAATTCTCCCTGAAAAGAAGACAGGAACACAATTACTCTTTTCTGCGGAATCAGGATCCGCTGCCGCTCTGGCTTCGCGCGGGCGCAATCATGCGTCAGCGGCCCCGGCGCGCCAGGGGGATCTCCGCAGGCTGACTGCCCCCGCATGGCGCCCTGGGCAGCCGGGGCCGCCAGGAACTCCGGCCCGGAGGCCGGCTGGATTCGAAAAAGGGGAACTCTGTCCCTGTCCCCTGTTTCAGGCCATCTGCTGGATCAGGCTGTAGACGGGTTTCAGCGTCGGGTACAGGATCGAGAACACCTCGTAGCCGCGCTCGTAGGCAGCAGACTCATGCACGCTCGGAATCAGGCACTCCGTCTCGCGGATGGCCACCGAGCACAGCTCCTCGACGCTCGCATACTGCCCCGTGCCTGCCACGGCCAGCAGCGCCGCTCCGTAGGCCGAGCCTTCCGTGTTCTCGAGCGTCGCCACGCCGCGGCCGAAGATGTCGGCCAGCATCTGGCGCCAGAACGGGCTGCGCGCGCCGCCGCCGCTGGCCCGCACGCTCTGGATGTCGACGCCCATGCTCTCGATCACGCCGAGGCAGTCCTTCAGGCTGTAGCTGACGCCCTCGACAATGGCACGGATCATTTCCGGGCGGCCATGTTTCGCTGTCAGCCCGATCCAGCCGCCGCGGGCGATCGGATCCAGGTGCGGCGTCCGCTCGCCCATCAGATACGGCAGCCAGAACAGGCCGTGCGACAGCGGCGGCGCCTTCTGCGCCTCGGCCATCAGCGTGTCGTAATCCGTCCCCGGCGCAAACTGGTTGCGGAACCACTGCAGGCTCAGCCCGGCGCCCTGCGTGACGCCCATCACGTGCCACTTGCCGCGCACCGCATGGCAGAACGTATGCACGCGCCCCTGAGGATCGTAGTGCGGCCTGTCGAGATACGCAAACACGACGCCCGACGTGCCGATCGTGCAGGAAGCCACTCCTGCGTGAACGATCCCGTTGCCGATCCCGCTGGCCGCCTGATCGCCCGCGCCGCCTACAACCGGCGTGCCTTCCTTCAGACCCGTGGCTTCCGCCGCCGCGCGCGTCACGGTCCCGGTCACGTCGGCCGATTCCTTCACCTCGGGCAGCAGGGACGCATCCAGATCCAGCCGCTCGATCATCGCCGACGACCAGCGCCGTGTCACCACGTCCAGCAGTCCCGTGCCCGAAGCGTCGCTCACTTCCGTGGCATGCACTCCAGTGAGCATGAACCGCACGTAGTCCTTCGGCAGCAGAACCTTGCGGGCGCGCTCGAAGTTCTGCGGCTCGTTGTCCCGCACCCACAGCAGCTTGGGCAGCGTGAAACCGGTCAGCATCGGGTTGGCCGTGTGCGCCACAACGTTGGCGCGCCCGATGGTCTGGTGGATGAAATCCACCTGGGGCTGGCTGCGCTGGTCGCACCAGATCAGCGAGGGCCGGATCACGCGGTTGTCGGCGTCCAGCAGAACCAGGCCGTGCATCTGCCCGCTCAGGCCGACGCCCTTCACCTGATCGCCGCTGACACCGGCCTGTTCGAGCACGCCGCGGATGGCCGCCTGCGCTGCGTCCCACCAGTTTTCGGGGCGCTGCTCCGCCCACAGCGGCCGCTCCATCCGGATGTCTTCATGCGGCGCCGTAAAGCCCGCAATCAGCTTCCCTTTCTCGTCGACGAGCAACGCGCGGCTTCCGCCGGTTCCGATATCAATGCCAAGCCAGTACATAGTCCGTATTTTCTCCTGCGGTTGCTTCCTCAGTTTGACAGACCCGGAACGGGCTTGGAAACTCCCCTGCCCCGCCCCGTAATCCGGCCCTGCAAAACAGGCGCGCCCCGGAGCGGGGCGCGCCTGAGGAAAAACAGGATGGCCTTGGCCGGATGACTACTGCGCCGGAGTTCCCCGCGGCTGGCCCGTCGAAGGCCGCACCGGCCCGCCCAGCGGCGCGCCCGGGAACTCCTGCACGGGCGTCTTGAGGTTCGAGGGCAGCACCGTCTGGCGCGTGGCGATGTCGAACAGGGTCCAGATCAGGAAGATCGCCAGGAACAGCAGGCCTCCGACAAAAATGACCGCGTTGAACTTGTCATGCCGCAGGTGCATGAAGAACAGCGCCACCAGCGACCCCTTGGCCGAGGCGATCAGCAGCGCCACGACAATGTTCCAGGCGCCGAAGTCGAAGTAGGAAGCCTGCACCGTGATGACGGTCAGCACGAGGAGCGCCGCCAGCACCATTGCATAGGTCTTCGGACCCGTAACCGGATGAGCGTGTTCGTTCGCATGAGCCATGGCCGTGCCTCCTCAGCTGATCAGGTACATCAACGGGAACAGGTAGATCCAGATCAGGTCCACCAGGTGCCAGTACAGCCCGGTGATCTCCACCGGCGCGTAATATTCCGCGGAAAAGTGCCCCTTCAGGGCCCGCCACACAAGCCACGCGATGGCCGCCATGCCCAGCAGCACATGGATGCCGTGCAGTCCCGTCATCATGAAATAGAAGCTGAAGAACATGAATTGACCCGGCACGGTGTCGCCCTTGTGGGAGTAATACTTCCCGGGCAGAAGGCCTTCGTGGAACTTGTGGCTGTACTCGAAGTACTTCACCACCATGAAGACCCCCGCGCACAGCAGCGTCAGCAGCAGGAAGATCACCAGCAGCTTCTGACGGCTCGTCTGCGCAGCCCAGACCGAGAGCACCATGGTGAAGCTGGAAATCAGCAGCACCACGGTGTTCAGCGCGCCGAGCGTCCGGTCCAGGTGGTGGTGGGCGGCCATGAAGGCCTCCGGATGCCGGGCGTGCATGATGCCGTAGCCGACGAACAGGCCGCCGAACAGCAGCACTTCCGTCACGAGGAACAGCCACATGCCGATCTTGGCCGCATCGAACTGCTGCGACATCTCGCGGAAGTGATGCTGCAGAAACGGCGAGTGGCCGTGTTCGGCATGGGCGTGCGCGGAGGGTGTGGCAGTGCTCATGGGTGACAACTCTCGTTCAGATTTTTCAGTGCGCCATTTCTTTCACGCCCACTGGCGCAGGCTCGGGGCGGTAGTCGTAGGGGCCGTGCTGGAGCACCGGCTGGCCTTCAAAGTTATGCGTCGTGGGCGGCGAAGTGGTCTCCCATTCCAGCGTCCGTCCTCCCCACGGGTTGGCCGGCATGCCCTTGGGCTGGCGGAATGAAGCCAGCAGATAGGCGGCGGTCAGGAACAGACCCGCGGCCAGAACCCAGCTGCCCACGGTCGAGACGACATGCAGATCCTGGAACTGAGGCAGGTAGTTGAAGTACCGCCGCGGCATCCCCCGGCTGCCGAGCACGAACTGCGGCAGGAACGTCAGGTTGAAGCCGATGAAGATGATCGCGCTGGCGATGGCCGCCAGCTTCTTGTTGTACAGCCGGCCGTACATCTTCGGCCACCAGTAGTGCATCCCGGCCAGCATCGCGATCAGGTTCGACCCGGCCATGACGTAGTGGAAGTGGGCCACTACGAAGTAGGTGTCATGCAGGTGCACGTCCGTCGACAGCGCCGCCAGGAACAGCCCGGTCAGTCCGCCGATCGTGAAAATCAGCAGGAAGCTGATCGCATGCAGCATCGGCGCTTCCAGCGAGATCGACCCGCGCCACATCGTGGCGATCCAGTTGAACACCTTGATCGCCGAAGGAATGGCGATGAAGAACGTCAGGAAGCTGAAGATCGCCCCGGCGAACAGGCTCATGCCCGCGACGAACATGTGGTGCGCCCAAACGAGGAAGCCCAGCAGCGCGATCGCCACGGAAGAGAACGCAATCGCCTTGTAGCCGAAGATCGTCTTCCTCGAGAACGTCGGGATCACCTCGCTGATCACCGCCATCGCCGGCAGGATCATGATGTACACGGCAGGATGCGAGTAGAACCAGAAGAAGTGCTGGAACAGCACCGGATCGCCGCCCAGCTGCGGATCGAAGATGCCCACGCCCAGCACGCGCTCCATCACGATCAGCAGCAGCGTGATGCCCAGCACCGGCGTCGCCAGGATCTGGATCAGCGCCGTGGCGTACATGCCCCAGGCGAACAGCGGCATCTCGAACCAGCCCATGCCCGGCGCCCTCAGCTTGTGGATCGTGGCGATGAAGTTCACGCCCGTGAAGATCGAACTGAAGCCCAGCACGAACGCCGCCAGCACCATCAGCGAAACGCCGCCGCCCGTCGTGGTCGAGTATGGCGTGTAGAACGTCCAGCCCGTGTCCACGCCGCCCAGAGCCAGCGTCGCCACCGCCATCGCCGCGCCCGTCCAGTACACATACAGGCTGGCCAGGTTCAGCCGCGGGAATGCCACGTCTTTCGCGCCCAGCAGCAGCGGCAGCGCGAAGTTGCCCAGCGCCCCCGGAATCGCCGGGATGATCACGAGAAACGTCATGATGGCGCCGTGCAGCGTGAAGACGCGGTTGTAGGTCTCCGCGTCCATGATCGTCTGCTTCGGCGTCAGCAGCTCCAGGCGGATCAGCAGCGCAAAGATGCCGCCCACAAGGAAGAAGAACAGCACGGACCACATGTACATCAGGCCGATCCGTTTGTGATCGACCGTGGTCAGCCAGCTCCACAGCCCCTTCGGCTCTTCGAGGTAATCGGCGTGATGCGCGGCGTGCCCAGCGCCGGCGTGAAGAACTGCCTCTGACATTGTCGCTCTTCCTTTCTTACTGCAGCTCTTTGATGAACTCGATCAGGCCCAGAATTTCCCGCTCCCGCAACAGCCCCTGGTAGGTGGGCATGATCGGCTCGTAGCCCTGAACAACCATCGCCTGCGGCATCAGGATGGACTGGCGGATGTATTCGGCGTCCACGAGATACTCCTTGCCGTCCGTGCCGCGGTGCTTTTGTCCCCAGATGCCTTTCCACGACGGGCCCTGCCCCCGCGTGCCGTCGATCGAGTGGCAGGTCGCGCAGCCCTTGTTTTCCCAAACCAGCCGGCCCAGCTCTTTCAGCGGCATCTTGCGCACCTGCTCGTCGCCTTCGCGCAGGAACGTCTCGTACTGCTCCGGCGTGTCCACGAAGATGCGCGCCAGCATGTCGGAGTGGCCCTTGCCGCAGTATTCCGTGCAATACACCTGGTACACGCCCGGCTCGGTCGCCGTGAACCACAGTTCCGTGTACCGTCCGGGAATCGCGTCCCGCTTCAGCCGGAACTCGGGGATGTAGAAGCTGTGGATGACGTCCTCGGAAGTCATCACCAGCTTCACCGGCTGATTCACCGGCACATGCAGATCGTTCAGCGTCCGCGTCCCGTCGGGATACTCGAACTCCCAAACCCACTTC
This DNA window, taken from Bryobacteraceae bacterium, encodes the following:
- the xylB gene encoding xylulokinase; the protein is MYWLGIDIGTGGSRALLVDEKGKLIAGFTAPHEDIRMERPLWAEQRPENWWDAAQAAIRGVLEQAGVSGDQVKGVGLSGQMHGLVLLDADNRVIRPSLIWCDQRSQPQVDFIHQTIGRANVVAHTANPMLTGFTLPKLLWVRDNEPQNFERARKVLLPKDYVRFMLTGVHATEVSDASGTGLLDVVTRRWSSAMIERLDLDASLLPEVKESADVTGTVTRAAAEATGLKEGTPVVGGAGDQAASGIGNGIVHAGVASCTIGTSGVVFAYLDRPHYDPQGRVHTFCHAVRGKWHVMGVTQGAGLSLQWFRNQFAPGTDYDTLMAEAQKAPPLSHGLFWLPYLMGERTPHLDPIARGGWIGLTAKHGRPEMIRAIVEGVSYSLKDCLGVIESMGVDIQSVRASGGGARSPFWRQMLADIFGRGVATLENTEGSAYGAALLAVAGTGQYASVEELCSVAIRETECLIPSVHESAAYERGYEVFSILYPTLKPVYSLIQQMA
- the cyoC gene encoding cytochrome c oxidase subunit III, with product MSTATPSAHAHAEHGHSPFLQHHFREMSQQFDAAKIGMWLFLVTEVLLFGGLFVGYGIMHARHPEAFMAAHHHLDRTLGALNTVVLLISSFTMVLSVWAAQTSRQKLLVIFLLLTLLCAGVFMVVKYFEYSHKFHEGLLPGKYYSHKGDTVPGQFMFFSFYFMMTGLHGIHVLLGMAAIAWLVWRALKGHFSAEYYAPVEITGLYWHLVDLIWIYLFPLMYLIS
- the coxA1 gene encoding cytochrome c oxidase subunit 1, with product MSEAVLHAGAGHAAHHADYLEEPKGLWSWLTTVDHKRIGLMYMWSVLFFFLVGGIFALLIRLELLTPKQTIMDAETYNRVFTLHGAIMTFLVIIPAIPGALGNFALPLLLGAKDVAFPRLNLASLYVYWTGAAMAVATLALGGVDTGWTFYTPYSTTTGGGVSLMVLAAFVLGFSSIFTGVNFIATIHKLRAPGMGWFEMPLFAWGMYATALIQILATPVLGITLLLIVMERVLGVGIFDPQLGGDPVLFQHFFWFYSHPAVYIMILPAMAVISEVIPTFSRKTIFGYKAIAFSSVAIALLGFLVWAHHMFVAGMSLFAGAIFSFLTFFIAIPSAIKVFNWIATMWRGSISLEAPMLHAISFLLIFTIGGLTGLFLAALSTDVHLHDTYFVVAHFHYVMAGSNLIAMLAGMHYWWPKMYGRLYNKKLAAIASAIIFIGFNLTFLPQFVLGSRGMPRRYFNYLPQFQDLHVVSTVGSWVLAAGLFLTAAYLLASFRQPKGMPANPWGGRTLEWETTSPPTTHNFEGQPVLQHGPYDYRPEPAPVGVKEMAH
- the coxB1 gene encoding cytochrome c oxidase subunit 2, which encodes MNWFRDFLLPRGGATHAGEMDGLFMFITWLTVFFFFFNGGLIFYAVRRWRRRSDKEVTPHITHDTRLELIWSLIPLGVVMLIFLWGFQGYVKAWVAPNDSMEIIVTGKKWVWEFEYPDGTRTLNDLHVPVNQPVKLVMTSEDVIHSFYIPEFRLKRDAIPGRYTELWFTATEPGVYQVYCTEYCGKGHSDMLARIFVDTPEQYETFLREGDEQVRKMPLKELGRLVWENKGCATCHSIDGTRGQGPSWKGIWGQKHRGTDGKEYLVDAEYIRQSILMPQAMVVQGYEPIMPTYQGLLREREILGLIEFIKELQ